From the Lathyrus oleraceus cultivar Zhongwan6 chromosome 4, CAAS_Psat_ZW6_1.0, whole genome shotgun sequence genome, one window contains:
- the LOC127136525 gene encoding uncharacterized mitochondrial protein AtMg00810-like: protein MIVQIYVDDIVFGGMSNQMVQHFVRQMQSEFEMSLVGELTYFLGLQVKQMDETIFISQSNYAKNIVKKFGMENASHKKTLAPTHLKLPKDEKGVNMDQSLYRSMIGSLLYLTASRPDITFVVAVYARYQYEPKMSYITQVKRILKYINGISEYGMLYSHNANSLLTRYYDADWADSADDRKNTSGGCFFLGNNLIS from the coding sequence ATGATAGttcaaatatatgttgatgacattgtaTTTGGAGGAATGTCGAACCAGATGGTACAACATTTTGTCAGacagatgcaatctgagtttgaaatgagtcttgtTGGTGAACTGACATACTTTCTTGGGCTCCAAGTCAAACAAATGGATGAAACTATCTTCATCTCTCAAAGCAACTATGCCAAGAATATAGTGAAaaagtttggcatggaaaatgctAGCCATAAAAAGACACTTGCACCAACTCATTTGAAACTACCCAAAGATGAAAAAGGTGTAAATATGGATCAAAGTCTGTACAGGAGTATGATAGGTAGTCTGCTTTATCTCACAGCTAGCAGACCTGACATTACATTTGTTGTAGCAGTTTATGCTAGATATCAATATGAACCCAAAATGAGTTATATTACTCAAGTGAAAAGGATTCTGAAGTATATCAATGGAATAAGTGAATATGGAATGTTGTATTCTCACAATGCAAACTCCTTGCTTACAAGATATTATGATGCAGATTGGGCAGACAGTGCTGATGATAGAAAAAACACTTCTGGAGGATGTTTCTTTTTGGGAAATAATCTTATATCTTAG